The following coding sequences are from one Mycoplasma tullyi window:
- a CDS encoding MPN555 family protein chaperone yields the protein MSSKLKLIKPIDYAHEVKITQFFIDPAMMEQQRQRIKAALPKEMNDETMMQYELLQLSIKDNVFSAIMNYLAEHFEFEIDQEEVKKLVEQLKSSGLGAQREELLANMADKIVKKGLMFDYLAEQWKVKVSDQEVKNMLDIYYEKTNQSIHDVLNDSQKFESVRSSIFEEKMVLKTISMFLIRFNMQNPNYMDDSQEESQPSAEQKSVN from the coding sequence ATGTCATCAAAATTAAAATTAATTAAACCAATCGATTACGCTCATGAAGTAAAGATTACCCAATTCTTCATTGATCCAGCTATGATGGAACAACAACGTCAAAGAATTAAGGCTGCGTTACCTAAAGAAATGAACGACGAAACAATGATGCAATATGAATTGTTACAACTAAGTATTAAGGATAATGTGTTCTCAGCAATCATGAACTATTTGGCTGAACACTTTGAGTTTGAAATCGACCAAGAAGAAGTTAAAAAACTAGTTGAACAACTTAAATCTAGTGGACTTGGTGCTCAAAGAGAAGAGTTATTAGCTAATATGGCTGATAAGATTGTTAAGAAAGGTTTAATGTTTGATTACTTAGCAGAACAATGAAAAGTTAAAGTGTCTGATCAAGAAGTAAAAAACATGCTAGACATCTACTATGAGAAAACTAACCAATCAATCCATGATGTTTTAAATGATTCACAAAAATTTGAATCAGTACGTTCATCAATCTTTGAAGAAAAGATGGTATTAAAAACAATTAGTATGTTCTTAATCCGCTTTAATATGCAAAATCCTAATTATATGGATGATTCACAAGAAGAAAGCCAACCATCAGCTGAACAAAAGAGTGTTAATTAA
- a CDS encoding tRNA (adenosine(37)-N6)-dimethylallyltransferase, translating to MIYSKRLILVVGPTGTKKSYLANMLAKKLNVPIISADAYQVYKELNAGVNKPSEQTLSEIDYHLVSNISIFDDWSIAHFNKKAKEILEHSPDWTIVCGGSHLYINSLINDYQLEKEELDVELFNTLDKLDNLEVFNQLSEYDLEEANKIGKNNRKRLLRALYLFKKYGKKNKNDTKKFDYIVVKCMSDKDKLFPYLSNRLDDMINDLNWTKEIEYLDKIISNKKLDKELIAMKALGYKEVYDAWKNNQPIDKEAINKKLKKLVKHQLTWTRNKFNEGMKEFSFNFFEDDANKTCEEIIQYVKNNND from the coding sequence ATGATTTATTCAAAACGATTAATTTTAGTAGTAGGTCCTACAGGTACTAAAAAATCATATTTAGCAAACATGTTGGCCAAGAAATTGAATGTGCCAATAATTTCTGCTGATGCTTATCAGGTTTATAAAGAGTTGAATGCTGGAGTGAATAAACCATCAGAACAAACATTATCAGAGATCGATTACCATTTAGTATCGAATATCTCGATATTTGATGATTGATCGATTGCACACTTTAATAAGAAAGCTAAAGAAATTTTAGAACATTCCCCTGATTGAACAATCGTATGTGGTGGTAGTCACCTATATATTAATAGTTTGATTAACGATTATCAATTAGAAAAAGAAGAGCTAGATGTAGAGCTATTTAATACATTAGATAAGTTAGATAATCTAGAAGTATTTAATCAGTTAAGTGAGTACGATTTAGAAGAAGCAAATAAGATCGGAAAAAACAATCGAAAAAGATTATTACGGGCTTTATATTTATTCAAAAAATACGGTAAAAAGAATAAAAATGATACTAAAAAGTTTGATTACATAGTTGTTAAATGTATGTCAGATAAAGATAAACTTTTTCCTTATTTAAGTAATCGTTTAGATGATATGATTAACGACTTAAATTGAACGAAAGAAATTGAGTATTTAGATAAGATAATCTCTAATAAGAAACTAGATAAAGAACTAATTGCAATGAAGGCATTAGGTTATAAAGAAGTATATGACGCCTGAAAGAATAACCAACCTATAGATAAAGAAGCGATCAACAAGAAACTAAAAAAACTAGTAAAACATCAATTAACATGAACTAGAAATAAGTTTAACGAAGGTATGAAAGAATTCAGCTTTAATTTCTTTGAAGATGATGCTAATAAAACTTGTGAGGAAATAATTCAATACGTAAAAAACAACAATGACTAA
- a CDS encoding DUF6856 family protein: MKKSKIVSKLTGLASLGFGISFALTSCTVITNPGLFKVITAADVTDKTSYPTIKDELLSPIQTAIYGTNLINNGNYVLTVLTNTDSEQNYFINGGDLSSGVEWSGPYARAIQRWQNDRTNPNYPTGVLFLLYWDLFDNQRAPSDQLNPFSRATSGSGFARNDKSAVDYRAIVDFILKTYPTETSSWLNRSNGTTKIMNIAFSNDGTGKITPHFYMGSGASSSAMTPAATPTTASSVRQSLSLKSATIDNSKPSNHDLTIDDSFSTFLAGIYTRN, from the coding sequence ATGAAAAAAAGCAAAATTGTTTCAAAACTAACCGGTCTAGCTTCACTAGGCTTTGGTATTAGTTTTGCTTTAACAAGTTGTACAGTTATTACTAATCCAGGGTTATTCAAGGTTATTACAGCTGCTGATGTTACTGATAAAACATCATATCCTACGATTAAGGATGAATTGTTAAGTCCAATTCAAACTGCTATTTATGGCACTAATTTAATTAATAACGGAAATTACGTGCTTACTGTATTAACAAACACCGATTCAGAACAAAACTACTTTATCAATGGTGGTGATTTAAGTAGTGGTGTTGAATGAAGCGGTCCTTATGCAAGAGCGATCCAAAGATGACAAAACGACAGAACTAACCCTAATTACCCTACAGGAGTTCTTTTCTTATTATATTGAGACCTGTTTGATAACCAAAGAGCACCTTCAGATCAATTAAACCCATTCTCAAGAGCTACAAGCGGTAGTGGTTTTGCTAGAAATGATAAATCAGCTGTTGATTATCGAGCTATCGTTGATTTCATTCTTAAAACATACCCAACTGAAACTAGCAGTTGATTAAATCGTTCAAATGGTACAACTAAAATAATGAACATTGCTTTTAGCAATGATGGTACTGGTAAGATAACTCCTCACTTCTATATGGGTTCTGGTGCTTCTAGTAGTGCTATGACTCCAGCAGCAACACCTACTACTGCAAGTAGTGTTAGACAATCTTTAAGCTTAAAATCAGCTACTATTGACAACAGCAAACCAAGTAATCATGATTTAACTATTGATGATAGTTTTTCAACATTCTTAGCTGGTATCTATACTAGAAACTAA
- a CDS encoding DNA-binding protein, which translates to MKKQAISFEEWNLLNELFSYYHKLLSDKIKLYLEEFLINNLSYNEIATNYQISKYAAYDQIKKGIEQLKNYEQLLSLNQLSKQRLKLYDQIQDSDLKQALLILEQK; encoded by the coding sequence ATGAAAAAACAAGCAATTAGTTTTGAAGAATGAAATCTGCTAAATGAACTGTTCTCTTACTATCACAAGTTGTTATCTGATAAGATCAAACTCTATTTAGAAGAGTTTTTAATTAACAACTTGTCATACAACGAGATTGCTACCAACTACCAGATCTCAAAATATGCTGCTTATGATCAGATCAAAAAAGGGATCGAACAATTAAAGAACTACGAACAGTTATTGTCACTAAATCAACTATCAAAACAAAGACTTAAGTTATATGATCAGATTCAAGATAGTGATCTAAAACAAGCATTACTAATTCTTGAACAAAAATAA
- a CDS encoding AAA family ATPase, giving the protein MLFLKKFHAQGFKSYADNISFTFDEHVTGIVGPNGSGKSNVVDALKWVLGERSMKNLRGKTSDDVIFFGSQAKPASKFAEVSLTFDNSQGYLHDKRKEITVTRRVYRGSGVSEYLINNEPSSLKEINDIFLDSGLTKGSLCIISQNTVSSFIEAKPEDRRQIFEDAAGIGRYAKKKQDAIRQIARTNDNLKEITTIVNELNRDLKKLSQQAEKAKLYAETKEKLKDLEITLSVNEYLISQKEIQALSEQIAEIDERLLKNDPQLQINQEKLEAFKKRYNSADQNVQKIQDELQKIYDEIVLLEKRNVFNDLQLKSDLDSNDKNKKINALEQLLKSSEEQLKKYFDLITTWEEELKEKDVDKTDLANELENLKKSLASYQVKRYEANLQVQFYQNQKINQFAQDAGVRTVLNNKDAIGGVHGVVQDFIQVEPQFEVAISTALNKAAKNIIVDSNQDAINAVNFLKANKAGRATFLPLANLKDRDVKAEHLEVLEQVEGYLGIAANLVNYHDQYDPAIRALLGQIIIASDLEAATKISKFTYQLYRVISLGGDIVNAGGAITGGAESKQTHSLFNLDEKIDTLKNELLVAEKNINELNKKLEFLNADYLKKDKEYNEQKIAVQRYQDLIVIEQKKLDDYKIQYEQLTDKTFDGKDVKWDDKKIKDKLFDLETKKATLVQDLKINQEAKDMYQKQVNQLEKDVTVFYKEIDEDKNDKLKRREQLTKHENIIYLAKSKINEAYNMAIEFAIENYNKPLPISLSQARNEVVKLQSTLNNLGAINMEAIQELDIKKERYEKLYGQQQELINARERINEAIVRLDEKAIYEFDQLINNLNQELPKTFYYLFGGGNCEIRYSNPEEKLTSGIEVFASPPGKNIGNLNLLSGGEKALVALSVLFSILKVSSFPLVVLDEAESALDLANVERFANIIKNSSNQTQFLIITHREGTMVKCDKLIGATMQTKGVTKMLSVSLHQAKDMAEEVESE; this is encoded by the coding sequence ATGTTATTTCTAAAAAAATTTCATGCCCAAGGGTTCAAATCTTATGCTGATAACATTAGTTTCACATTCGATGAACATGTAACAGGAATTGTTGGTCCTAATGGGTCTGGTAAATCAAACGTTGTTGATGCCTTGAAGTGAGTTCTTGGCGAACGTTCGATGAAGAACCTAAGAGGTAAAACCAGTGATGACGTTATCTTTTTTGGGTCACAAGCAAAACCAGCATCTAAGTTTGCTGAAGTAAGCTTAACGTTTGATAACTCTCAAGGTTACTTACACGATAAACGTAAAGAGATCACGGTTACCAGAAGAGTGTATCGTGGTAGCGGGGTATCTGAATACTTAATTAATAATGAACCATCATCACTTAAAGAGATTAATGATATCTTTCTAGATTCTGGTTTAACTAAAGGTTCGTTATGTATCATTTCACAAAACACCGTATCTAGTTTTATTGAAGCTAAACCAGAAGATCGAAGACAGATCTTTGAAGACGCTGCTGGGATTGGAAGATATGCCAAGAAAAAACAAGATGCAATTAGACAGATCGCAAGAACCAACGATAATTTAAAAGAAATAACAACAATCGTTAACGAATTAAATCGTGATCTTAAGAAGTTAAGTCAACAAGCTGAAAAAGCTAAGTTGTATGCTGAAACAAAAGAAAAACTTAAAGATCTTGAAATAACCCTATCAGTTAATGAATACTTAATCTCACAAAAAGAGATTCAAGCATTATCTGAACAGATTGCTGAAATCGACGAACGTTTATTAAAAAACGATCCTCAATTGCAGATCAATCAAGAAAAGTTAGAAGCATTTAAAAAACGCTATAACAGTGCTGATCAAAATGTTCAAAAAATTCAGGACGAATTACAAAAAATCTACGATGAAATCGTTCTATTAGAAAAACGTAATGTCTTTAATGATTTGCAACTAAAATCAGATTTAGATTCTAATGATAAGAATAAAAAGATTAATGCGTTAGAACAACTATTAAAATCATCTGAAGAACAATTAAAAAAATACTTTGATCTAATCACAACTTGAGAAGAAGAATTAAAAGAAAAAGACGTTGATAAAACTGATTTAGCTAATGAACTAGAAAACCTAAAAAAATCATTAGCATCTTATCAAGTTAAACGTTATGAAGCTAACTTGCAAGTTCAGTTTTATCAAAATCAAAAGATTAATCAGTTCGCACAAGATGCTGGTGTGCGTACGGTATTAAATAATAAAGATGCGATTGGTGGAGTTCATGGTGTTGTTCAAGACTTTATTCAAGTTGAACCTCAATTTGAAGTGGCGATCTCAACTGCTTTAAATAAAGCTGCTAAAAACATTATTGTTGATTCAAACCAAGACGCAATTAATGCTGTTAATTTCTTAAAAGCTAATAAAGCAGGAAGAGCAACCTTCTTACCACTAGCTAACTTAAAAGATCGTGATGTTAAAGCAGAACACTTAGAAGTATTAGAACAAGTTGAAGGTTATTTAGGGATTGCTGCAAACTTAGTTAACTATCACGATCAATACGATCCAGCTATCCGTGCTTTATTAGGTCAGATCATTATTGCTAGTGATCTTGAAGCTGCTACTAAAATCTCTAAATTCACATACCAACTTTATCGGGTAATCTCACTAGGTGGAGATATCGTTAATGCTGGTGGGGCAATCACTGGTGGTGCTGAATCAAAGCAAACTCACAGTTTATTTAATCTTGATGAAAAGATTGATACACTTAAAAACGAACTATTAGTTGCTGAAAAAAACATTAATGAACTTAATAAAAAACTAGAGTTCTTAAATGCAGATTATCTAAAAAAAGATAAAGAATACAACGAACAAAAGATCGCAGTTCAACGTTATCAAGATCTAATTGTGATCGAACAAAAGAAACTTGATGATTACAAGATCCAATACGAACAATTAACTGACAAAACCTTTGATGGTAAAGATGTTAAGTGAGATGATAAAAAGATCAAAGATAAACTGTTTGATCTAGAAACTAAAAAAGCTACTTTAGTACAAGATCTAAAGATCAATCAAGAAGCTAAAGATATGTATCAAAAACAAGTTAACCAACTTGAAAAAGATGTAACTGTTTTCTATAAAGAGATCGATGAAGATAAAAATGATAAACTAAAAAGAAGAGAACAACTAACTAAACACGAAAACATTATCTATTTAGCTAAATCTAAGATTAATGAAGCTTATAATATGGCGATTGAGTTTGCGATTGAAAACTACAATAAGCCATTGCCAATCTCTTTATCTCAAGCACGTAATGAAGTCGTTAAGCTTCAAAGCACCCTAAATAATTTAGGGGCAATTAATATGGAAGCAATCCAAGAGCTTGATATCAAAAAAGAACGATATGAAAAACTTTATGGTCAACAACAAGAATTAATTAATGCTCGTGAACGCATTAATGAAGCAATCGTTCGATTAGATGAAAAAGCAATCTATGAATTTGATCAATTAATTAATAACCTTAACCAAGAATTACCTAAAACATTCTATTACCTATTTGGTGGTGGTAATTGTGAGATTAGATATTCTAATCCTGAAGAAAAACTAACCAGTGGGATTGAAGTGTTTGCTTCACCTCCTGGGAAGAATATTGGTAACTTAAATTTACTATCAGGTGGTGAAAAAGCTTTAGTTGCACTATCAGTTTTATTTAGTATTCTTAAAGTATCTTCATTCCCACTGGTTGTTTTAGATGAAGCAGAGAGTGCACTAGATTTAGCTAACGTTGAACGTTTTGCTAATATCATTAAGAACTCTTCTAATCAAACCCAGTTCTTAATCATCACTCACCGTGAAGGAACAATGGTTAAATGTGATAAGTTGATTGGTGCAACGATGCAAACCAAAGGTGTTACTAAGATGTTATCAGTGTCGTTACACCAAGCTAAAGATATGGCTGAAGAAGTTGAGAGTGAATAA
- the thrS gene encoding threonine--tRNA ligase, with product MILKKQDPLIKFGNMSVNDQGFYLDYLSESLNINPEDFNKLIKSLAKLCSSAKPIALSSVDLKKANELLSDQPYLLELINEANQDTVNLVTVDNHHYYLPSTELVDNTKLVKAFNFQSVGGAYFKGDKDNVVMVRLNGFGFENDKVMQDYLEIIEEQKQRDHRRINKILELFTFNPLAGAGMPIWLPNGQIVRQLIGDYVHSVQKKYGFMAVNTPILGNVDLYKKSGHYNHYAKDMFPEIALLDGDKMMLRPMTCPHHCLVYLNKQRNYYDLPMRLSEDALLHRYEASGGLTGLERVRSMMLLDNHIFCRLDQIKAEILNAYQVIKEVIGTFNLKFHRIDLSLHDPNDKQGFIDNEEMWARSENQLEDALKDLGLEYTKQVGEAAFYGPKIDFQVKTALNKIITVSTIQLDFSLPSEEKFDIKYKTKDNTFEQGVIIHLGIIGTYERFVATLLEQTKGALDLWLAPKQAVIIPVNNSVHLEGCNQLLDKLLSHDLRVSVDSRDERLNKKIRDHQVNKIPVQIIVGDNELKNPNLITYRLYGKEDSNQLELTKFIELFKKP from the coding sequence ATGATCTTGAAAAAACAAGATCCTTTGATTAAGTTTGGTAATATGTCAGTTAATGATCAAGGGTTTTATCTTGATTACTTATCAGAGAGTTTAAATATTAACCCAGAAGACTTTAATAAGCTAATTAAGTCATTAGCTAAACTGTGTTCATCAGCTAAACCGATTGCTTTATCTAGTGTTGATCTTAAAAAAGCTAATGAACTATTAAGTGATCAACCTTATCTATTAGAACTAATTAATGAAGCTAATCAAGATACAGTTAACTTAGTAACTGTAGATAATCATCATTATTATCTACCATCAACTGAACTAGTTGATAATACTAAACTTGTTAAGGCGTTTAATTTCCAATCAGTAGGTGGAGCTTATTTTAAGGGTGATAAAGATAATGTTGTAATGGTAAGACTAAATGGTTTTGGGTTTGAAAACGACAAAGTGATGCAAGACTATTTGGAGATCATTGAAGAACAAAAGCAACGTGATCACCGTCGCATTAATAAGATCCTAGAATTATTTACCTTTAATCCGTTAGCGGGTGCTGGGATGCCGATCTGATTACCAAACGGTCAGATCGTGCGCCAGTTAATCGGGGATTATGTTCACAGCGTGCAAAAGAAATATGGTTTTATGGCAGTGAACACCCCGATTCTAGGTAATGTAGATCTTTATAAGAAATCTGGACATTACAATCACTATGCTAAAGATATGTTTCCCGAGATTGCTTTATTAGATGGGGACAAGATGATGTTAAGACCGATGACATGTCCACATCACTGTTTGGTATATCTAAATAAGCAACGCAATTATTATGATCTACCAATGCGTTTATCTGAAGACGCATTATTACACCGTTATGAAGCTAGTGGGGGATTAACGGGTCTTGAACGGGTAAGATCAATGATGTTATTGGATAATCACATTTTCTGTCGATTAGATCAGATTAAAGCTGAGATCTTAAATGCTTATCAAGTAATTAAAGAAGTGATTGGCACCTTTAATCTGAAGTTCCATCGCATTGATCTATCATTACATGATCCTAATGACAAGCAAGGATTTATTGATAATGAAGAGATGTGAGCTAGATCTGAGAACCAATTAGAAGATGCACTTAAAGATCTTGGTTTAGAATACACCAAGCAAGTTGGTGAAGCTGCTTTTTATGGTCCTAAGATTGACTTCCAAGTAAAAACAGCACTAAATAAGATTATTACGGTATCAACAATCCAATTGGATTTCTCATTACCTAGTGAAGAGAAGTTTGATATTAAATATAAAACTAAAGATAACACCTTTGAGCAAGGTGTGATTATCCACTTAGGGATTATTGGAACATACGAACGATTCGTAGCAACCCTATTAGAACAAACTAAGGGTGCACTTGATTTATGACTAGCTCCAAAACAAGCTGTGATCATTCCAGTTAATAACTCAGTTCATCTAGAAGGTTGTAACCAGTTACTTGATAAGCTGTTATCTCATGATCTAAGAGTAAGTGTTGATAGTCGTGATGAGCGACTAAATAAAAAGATCCGTGATCATCAAGTTAATAAGATTCCAGTGCAGATCATTGTCGGAGACAATGAATTAAAAAATCCAAACCTGATCACGTATCGATTATATGGAAAAGAAGATTCCAACCAACTAGAATTAACCAAGTTCATTGAGTTATTTAAAAAACCTTAA
- the hemW gene encoding radical SAM family heme chaperone HemW — protein sequence MTKHLYIHLPLCQKICTFCDFKRELIDRHNPKKVVQDLVDEIERKQFNDEQFLSIYLGGGTPNVFDDELLDYFLSKIKKYAAKTCEFTIECNPDLVTKSQAQILKKNLVNRASVGIQIVNNKILKYLNRTHDINHCYEAIQNLYDAGITNINIDLMYALPHMTKDDVLENVKFIKKTKPNHISFYGLDLKPGAYLTKTPYEIDLDQEAMQLRVMKAELNKINYKRYEVANWCRLKKYQSVHNKAYWLTKDYAAIGWGAHGFENKVEYYYDGSIQQWEIKKNPLTDDQFYQRVLIMGLRLKDGIDITKEPYKTAYEKYQDKLKFVTIKNNHLRADNIDLLNNSIIDILE from the coding sequence ATGACTAAACACTTATACATCCACCTTCCCCTTTGTCAAAAGATTTGTACATTTTGTGATTTTAAACGTGAACTAATAGATCGTCACAATCCTAAAAAAGTTGTGCAAGATTTAGTTGATGAGATCGAAAGAAAACAATTTAATGATGAACAATTTTTAAGCATCTATTTAGGAGGCGGAACGCCTAACGTTTTTGATGACGAATTATTAGATTATTTCTTATCAAAAATTAAAAAATACGCGGCAAAAACGTGCGAATTCACTATTGAATGTAATCCAGATTTAGTAACCAAATCACAAGCACAAATCTTAAAGAAAAATTTAGTGAATCGAGCATCGGTTGGAATTCAGATTGTTAACAATAAAATTTTGAAATACCTTAACAGAACTCATGACATAAATCATTGTTATGAAGCGATCCAAAATTTATATGATGCAGGCATCACTAACATTAATATCGACTTAATGTATGCATTGCCTCATATGACAAAAGACGACGTTCTAGAGAATGTTAAGTTCATTAAAAAAACCAAACCTAATCATATCTCTTTTTATGGTTTGGATCTAAAACCTGGAGCTTATTTAACTAAAACACCTTATGAGATTGATTTAGATCAAGAAGCGATGCAATTAAGGGTAATGAAAGCTGAACTAAATAAGATCAACTACAAGCGTTATGAAGTAGCTAATTGATGCCGATTAAAGAAGTATCAATCAGTCCACAATAAAGCATATTGATTAACTAAAGATTATGCAGCGATTGGCTGAGGTGCTCATGGATTTGAAAACAAAGTTGAATACTATTACGATGGCTCAATTCAACAATGAGAAATCAAGAAAAACCCATTAACTGATGATCAATTTTATCAACGTGTTTTAATCATGGGTTTAAGACTAAAAGACGGTATTGATATTACTAAGGAACCATACAAAACTGCTTATGAAAAATACCAAGACAAATTGAAGTTTGTAACGATCAAAAACAACCATTTAAGAGCAGATAACATCGATCTTTTAAACAACTCAATCATCGATATTTTGGAATAA
- a CDS encoding DJ-1/PfpI family protein yields the protein MKLLVLTIKEFQDIELVSFASILVASEKFSKIDYYSPEGKDEVVGQFNVAHIKTIKSFNVNDYDVIYVPGGMGAIHLRTNQKGLEAVGEFVKANKWVIAICDSPNALSENKVLNPEDKYISWSDGTKNHENRIKDFSVQMNRSNKLITGRCSLTTLELAFYTLEVLFSKEFSEELRAKLTGVA from the coding sequence TTGAAATTACTTGTATTAACTATTAAAGAATTTCAAGACATTGAATTAGTAAGTTTTGCTTCAATCTTAGTAGCTAGTGAAAAGTTTAGTAAGATTGACTATTACTCACCAGAAGGTAAGGATGAAGTTGTGGGACAATTTAATGTGGCTCACATTAAAACAATCAAATCATTTAATGTAAATGATTATGATGTAATCTATGTTCCTGGGGGAATGGGTGCAATTCATTTAAGAACTAATCAAAAAGGTCTTGAAGCTGTTGGTGAATTCGTTAAAGCTAACAAGTGAGTGATTGCAATCTGTGACTCACCAAACGCTTTAAGTGAAAACAAAGTACTAAACCCAGAAGATAAGTACATTTCTTGAAGTGATGGAACTAAGAATCATGAAAACCGTATCAAGGATTTCAGCGTTCAAATGAATCGTTCTAATAAATTAATTACTGGAAGATGTTCATTAACTACTTTAGAATTAGCATTCTACACACTAGAAGTACTGTTCTCTAAAGAGTTTAGTGAAGAGTTAAGAGCAAAACTTACAGGTGTTGCTTAA
- the ftsY gene encoding signal recognition particle-docking protein FtsY, whose protein sequence is MSFIKRLFSKFKKKPDTVEEIKKKNQENSLFESTQEKFDDGLKKSSNSFSEIINQLSTKYVNINEAFYEDLFDAFVQLDIGYNATKKIVDAIVEEIKYQKVVDATLIKQIIIDKLFVYYIQDSEVNIDLNYQDDRQNVFLIVGVNGVGKTTSIAKLANYYKKLNKKVLLIAADTFRAGAIQQLNIWAERLGVDIYKDESKKDPAAVIYEGLNFAKQREYDLVICDTSGRLQNKVNLMNELKKINNVIEKFIGRNVDETLLVLDATTGQSGLIQAKVFHEVSKITGIILSKMDSSSKGGIILGIKDLFNIPVKLIGLGEQLDDLVSFDLQKYLISLTANLNLDYEKTSN, encoded by the coding sequence ATGAGCTTTATTAAAAGATTATTTAGTAAATTTAAGAAAAAGCCTGACACCGTTGAAGAGATCAAAAAGAAGAATCAAGAAAATTCTTTATTTGAATCAACCCAAGAAAAGTTTGATGATGGCTTAAAAAAGAGTTCAAACTCTTTTTCAGAGATCATCAACCAACTATCAACTAAATACGTAAATATTAACGAAGCATTTTATGAAGATCTGTTTGATGCATTTGTTCAATTAGATATTGGATATAATGCAACTAAAAAGATCGTTGATGCGATCGTTGAAGAGATCAAATACCAAAAAGTAGTTGATGCAACTCTAATCAAACAGATCATTATTGATAAACTGTTTGTTTATTACATTCAAGATAGTGAAGTAAATATTGATCTAAATTATCAAGATGATCGACAAAATGTCTTTTTAATTGTTGGGGTGAATGGAGTTGGTAAAACAACATCGATTGCTAAGTTAGCTAACTACTATAAAAAGCTTAATAAAAAAGTGTTGTTGATAGCAGCTGATACATTTAGAGCTGGAGCAATCCAACAACTAAATATCTGAGCAGAACGATTAGGTGTAGATATCTATAAAGATGAATCTAAGAAAGATCCTGCTGCAGTTATTTATGAAGGATTAAACTTTGCTAAACAACGTGAGTATGATTTAGTAATTTGTGACACTTCTGGAAGACTACAAAATAAAGTTAATCTAATGAATGAACTTAAAAAAATCAATAATGTGATTGAAAAGTTCATTGGTCGCAACGTTGATGAAACGTTGTTGGTACTAGATGCTACAACAGGTCAGTCTGGTCTAATCCAAGCTAAGGTCTTTCATGAAGTAAGTAAGATCACGGGAATCATCTTAAGTAAGATGGATTCATCTTCTAAAGGTGGAATCATTCTTGGAATCAAAGATCTATTTAATATCCCGGTTAAACTAATTGGCTTGGGTGAGCAATTAGACGATCTTGTCAGTTTTGATCTGCAAAAATACTTAATTTCATTAACAGCTAATCTAAATCTTGATTATGAAAAAACAAGCAATTAG
- a CDS encoding DUF3217 domain-containing protein — protein sequence MLNTVLIEGLIDSYKWSKNKTGFYVTITQKRKFGNQTYTDYYVIYANDQLGLELEKYVLEHEYLAIKGVLTTYQDKKTKVWKTQILAEKILVRK from the coding sequence ATGCTTAATACTGTTTTAATCGAAGGTTTAATAGATAGCTATAAGTGATCTAAGAATAAAACAGGTTTTTATGTAACAATTACACAAAAACGTAAATTTGGTAACCAAACCTATACTGATTATTATGTTATCTATGCTAATGATCAATTAGGTTTGGAACTAGAAAAATACGTACTTGAACACGAATATCTTGCCATCAAGGGTGTTTTGACAACTTATCAAGATAAGAAAACTAAAGTTTGAAAAACACAGATTCTAGCTGAGAAAATTTTAGTCAGAAAATAA